The following are from one region of the Sorghum bicolor cultivar BTx623 chromosome 2, Sorghum_bicolor_NCBIv3, whole genome shotgun sequence genome:
- the LOC8054846 gene encoding protein FAR1-RELATED SEQUENCE 5, with amino-acid sequence MAELNKEDPQIGLRFKSADEAWQFWLAYGGRTGFDVRKRYTNVSTFDGKVTSCRFVCSNEGLRRKGQTNHTTKCFRAETRTDCKARMSLILDRVAGNYEVTDVVLEHNHLLHLPETRHLMASQRKISELQAFEIETADDSGIRPKAAHELASRQVGGPLNLSYTCRDRKNYLQSKRQRDLAFGQAGSMLKYFHDKIVENPSFQYALQLDCEGHITNIFWADAKMILDYAHFGDVVTFDTTFGTNKEYRPFGVFLGLRETTVFGAALLFDETEDSFIWLFQTFLAAHNRKQPRTIYTDQDVAMGKAIYKVFTEAYHGYI; translated from the coding sequence ATGGCAGAATTAAACAAGGAGGATCCTCAAATTGGCTTAAGGTTCAAAAGTGCAGATGAGGCTTGGCAGTTTTGGTTGGCATATGGGGGTCGCACAGGCTTTGATGTGAGAAAAAGATACACAAATGTAAGCACCTTTGATGGTAAGGTGACCTCATGCAGATTTGTCTGTTCCAACGAGGGCCTTAGAAGAAAAGGGCAAACAAATCATACGACCAAATGCTTTAGAGCTGAAACAAGGACTGATTGCAAAGCTCGAATGAGCCTTATATTGGACCGAGTTGCAGGAAATTATGAAGTCACTGATGTTGTGCTTGAACACAATCACCTTCTTCACTTGCCAGAAactcggcacttgatggcatcACAAAGAAAAATTTCAGAGCTGCAAGCTTTTGAAATAGAGACTGCAGATGACTCTGGAATTAGACCAAAAGCTGCACATGAGTTGGCTAGTCGTCAAGTTGGTGGACCACTTAACCTTAGCTACACTTGCCGTGATCGTAAAAATTATTTACAAAGCAAACGGCAGCGGGATTTGGCTTTTGGACAGGCTGGAAGTATGTTGAAGTATTTTCATGACAAAATTGTTGAAAATCCATCATTCCAATATGCTTTGCAGTTAGATTGTGAGGGGCATATAACCAACATATTTTGGGCTGATGCTAAGATGATTCTTGACTATGCACACTTTGGTGATGTGGTTACGTTTGACACTACTTTTGGCACCAACAAAGAGTATAGGCCTTTTGGTGTTTTTCTTGGCCTTAGAGAAACCACTGTTTTTGGTGCTGCACTTCTATTTGATGAAACAGAGGACTCATTTATATGGCTCTTTCAGACTTTCTTAGCTGCACATAATAGAAAGCAACCTAGAACTATCTATACAGATCAAGATGTGGCAATGGGAAAGGCTATATATAAAGTCTTTACTGAAGCATATCATGGCTATATATAA